One window of Medicago truncatula cultivar Jemalong A17 chromosome 2, MtrunA17r5.0-ANR, whole genome shotgun sequence genomic DNA carries:
- the LOC11423585 gene encoding uncharacterized protein encodes MLVASRLMFAPHVEISRRRTIRSLRKVKSGVIVKKGRVDLVKESSRVLKGGNLTRSMEDVVKDAKQKAKKKVEAAAMARRVASKKAVAARRAVELANKTLNIAANREEGTLNLPSKMDPVKVVGCSCLAFDLCLNNSPMISKSRCLLDTNNLDAPKRWTFSVDSSGKTSNSRSASGSLRSLDSDSSTDLSCPCIGRCDMITSPKDGECTAELKEGEGSCSDRLINFSGENSALHGEERSDRYFFKYVRRKSDRYFFKYSRRRSDRYFFKYSRRKSDRYFLKYSRSNYSKPNLDS; translated from the exons ATGCTTGTGGCTTCAAGATTGATGTTTGCACCG CATGTTGAAATTTCGAGAAGAAGAACAATAAGAAGTTTAAGAAAAGTGAAGAGTGGGGTGATTGTGAAAAAGGGCCGGGTTGATTTAGTGAAAGAGAGTTCTAGGGTTTTGAAAGGTGGAAATTTGACGAGGTCTATGGAGGATGTGGTTAAAGATGCCAAACAGAAGGCGAAGAAGAAGGTTGAGGCGGCTGCTATGGCCAGACGCGTGGCATCAAAGAAAGCTGTGGCGGCTAGAAGGGCTGTTGAGTTGGCAAACAAAACCTTGAATATAGCGGCAAACAGGGAAGAGGGCACTCTGAATCTGCCTTCCAAAATGGATCCTGTTAAAGTTGTTGGCTGTTCATGCTTGGCTTTTGACTTGTGTTTGAATAACTCGCCGATGATTTCAAAGAGTCGCTGCTTGTTGGATACAAATAACTTGGATGCTCCGAAGAGGTGGACTTTTAGTGTTGATTCATCAGGCAAGACATCAAACTCGAGGAGTGCCAGTGGTTCATTACGATCCTTGGATAGCGACTCTTCAACTGATCTAAGTTGTCCATGCATAGGAAGGTGTGACATGATAACTAGCCCAAAAGATGGTGAATGCACTGCTGAATTGAAGGAAGGGGAGGGAAGTTGTTCTGATCGGCTGATAAACTTCAGTGGAGAAAATTCTGCATTGCATGGGGAAGAGCGGTCAGATCGTTATTTCTTCAAGTATGTTAGGAGGAAGTCTGATCGTTATTTTTTCAAGTACAGTAGGAGGAGGTCAGATCGTTATTTCTTCAAGTATAGTAGGAGGAAGTCAGATCGTTATTTCTTGAAGTATAGTAGGAGCAATTATTCAAAACCAAATCTCGATAGTTAG